GTTGAAATCCtctgcacaccagtcaagtagcacttacagtttacatccatgtctgtgaaaacatgaacgCTTCACACATATCTTCCCCTTGGCAGCACAGATGATCTCTACAatcagtttcaaggtggacacccaagataaATTGTCACAAATTCTGTATCTGAAAAAACCTCtgtccttctgttcctgagatatgacgttGAATAACGACcagaaaacattatgatgtcacagtgaagttaacCTTTGATCCTTTGTACattaaatgtcatcacttcatcattttatccgaATAGAAATCTATGTGAAATTGTGTTACAATCAGCAAATcagttcttgagttatggccaaaaacacgtgTTGTGAGGTCACAAGGACCTTTAACTTTCAACCACAaaagtctaatcagttcattgagtccaagaggacatttgtgccaagaagaagaaattatcTGAGTTCTTGGGAGATTGCAtccacaagaatgagacagatgtaaggtcacagtgatcttgacctttgacctatgaccactaaaatctaatcaattaaTTGGTGAATCTAAGAGGACGTTTGctcctaataaaaaaaaacaacaaccctcaagatgtttttaagatattgggttcaaaagaatgagacagatgaggtcacagtgaccttgatctttgacttTTGAACCAAATTCTACTCAGTTCATTAATCCAAATGGATGTTGGTGTCAAATTTACAGAAATTGCCCCAAATTGTtattgagatatcacattcatgaaaatgaaaaggatGCAAAATCACAGGGACCTTAGCCTTTGACCACCTAAGTCTACTCAGTTAGCTGCTGAGTCCAAGTTGACATTTGTACcgaatttggaaaaaaaaaaaaaacgtcctcAACAATGTTGAGACAAaccatgttcacaagaatgagacagttgagttcacagtgaccttgacctttgactttgaccaccaagatctaatcagttcatcaagTAAAgttaagtgaatgtttgtgccaatttgAGGAAATCaccttaaggtgttcttgagatattacattcatTAGAATGAGACAGAtccaaggtcacagtgaccttgacatttgacaacCTGATCTAATCagttaaggatgaactgattggaGTGGACGttcatgccaaatttgaaataacTCCCACACGGTGTTCTTGacatattgtgttcacaaaaatgagacagatgagggacagtgaccttgacctttgacttttgaacaccaaattctaatctgtTCATCAGAACAAATGGACATTGGCGTCAAATTTGAAGTAAGTACTTCATGGTGCTCTTAAGCTATCACATTCACAATAATGAGatagatgcaaggtcacagtgacctatgACTATCAAATTTTCACAGTTCAATCTTGAGTCCATGTCgacgtttgtgccatatttgaggAAAATTCCTTCAAGGCCTTCTTATGTTGCAACAATGCGACAGACgcagtcacagtgaccttgacctttcacttatccaatcagttcatccttgattccaagtgaacatttgtgcccaATTAGAAGAAATTTATTTAACGCATTCTCTGAGATATCACAGTTACAGAAATTAGATGAAATGTACAGAAGtacaaacaacccaaaacataatgcctctgctCACAGCTTTTGCcagcgtggaggcataaaaatactGCTGAgcataaaaaagtttaatgtttttcagctgcagtgaCATTTTCATCTCTTACTGTGAGGATGAACTCATGTCAAGTTAGCTTTGTTATGCAATCCCATAGGCATCCAGCGCTCTATAATTTGATATGTTAGTATTCTGGAGGTGCAGACTTTAATGAAAGGTTATCATCCTCTCTTTGCCGCCTCTCCAGCAGAAGCGCTTTTCACATCAGCGAGGCATTTTCAGGGAATTCAGTTATTTTGGTGCTCTTAAAGAGCTTTTGCAAACGTCTCTAAAACCACTTCtaaatgcagttgtttttttggacagcTCTCGACGTCTAATGCACCTCTTAGTGTCCCCTCATCATCctcatttctatattttttttctcctccagcaAACCTCTTGTGTTGGCGGAGCATCGCGTCTGCAAAGCTCCTCACAGATGGGCAAAACACTGACCCCTAACAGACAGGAAGTAAGAAACTTGGAgatctttttttggcattaagGTTTTATTAGAATACGGCATGAGAATTGCTGTTTATTAACTGTACATCAGAGTGTAAcctaataaatataaagtgatCCACCAAATTTACTGTAGCATACATTGATGATAAATGTATAAAAGACAGATACAAATAGATATACTTAAATACAGTTATCTAAAACGCTTTGTTTAGAGCGACTACATAATGACATTCAGCCGAGCTGTATTTCTCCTCCCGTCCTCGTGTTCCTGTGCTTTAATAGTGATTGTCCAGACTCGACACGCTCACATTGTTGGCAGAGTTTTGAGGTCTCAGTGTCCTGTGATTACTTTCATGGGAACATCATTTGGCACAGCACGTACCGTCTACTGTGTGCAAGAACACTGACAGACTATTGAAGTTGCTTCAGTCAAGTAGGAAATTTTGCAATTTGGTTGAATTTCAAATCACAAAAGCGGTTTGAGTTGTTCCCTCCGAACCCTTCATTAGTACCAAAGTGACATGTAACACGCTGTGATTGGCacaagatgtgtgtgtgtgtgtgtgtgtgtgtgtgtgtgtgtgagatgaagCTCCACTACGATGCTTTTTTAATTGGTGGCATTTCTGTAGTGATCAAGAGGGTTCTTTCACATATGTTTTGACATgttgcaacacattctcactcccaacacATCAGATACCAGTTAGCAGTTAGTGGCCCATCGTTTATCCTTCATTACAAATCTCAGTAATGTCAGAAGAATCTCGACTAGGCTATCAAAACAAAGCGTCACACGAAATTCTTGCTCAAGTTGAAAAATTTCAAGTCGCGTGATGGACCCAAAGGTGTCGATCTCGTCACGTACAATGGGTCCATTGCGCTGCCTGGCATGAATTTGCATCTATTCGTGACTTTGCACCAACTTTGTATGTAAACTCACCATGCGAGACACTTTGTGTTCAGTGTTAACACGCCATTCCACTCCAACGTACAACATATTGCCATCGTAAACACAAAGGACCCACCACCAGCtcctaaaattagttttaaaaatactgtaatgtaTCATGATACTGACAGTATCGCAATATATTGAATCGTATCCTCTTTATTGCGATGCGTATTGTATCGCAGGATTCTTACTCAAGGAGTAAGCAGTAGGGCTGTGTATTGGCAGTAGTTTGAATGTCATTTTAAGATATCCtcttgcctttttaaaaatgaaacaatgcaTTTGTAATGATGTTTGTCCTCAGTAGAAACAAACAGGCTTTAGGCTGAATGTCACAGACAGATTAGGGAAGTCTAAAATATTGTTATTCTTAGTCTTATCATGGGATTTGCTGACAATAACCGAAATACAGAACAATGCCAGTGTTATCCGATTGTAGAAATATTGATGCCCATCAGTATATGCTTCCAATTGAAATGCAGTTAAATCTTTTATAATTATGCAATGATACACAATAGAGAAACAGGGAGACATATTTGGGTAGtaattgcaataatattaatTAGTCTTTGTTCTGTATTTAAGTGTCCAGAAGTTAATTTGActtaaggaagaaaaaaaatactgttgaaCCTTCTTGTAAGCTTGTGTTGTGGTGTGAATTTTAGTGGTAAATCTTTTgacataattaaaaacaaagatgttaTTTTCCTAAGCGAGTCCCACAGTTTATATACCAAACGTGTCATCACCACCAATTACTACATGTGGAGCCGGCGCATGACAAACATCACAGCTTGTTTTCAGGCTCCagagtttctgtttttctactgATGTTAGAATCACACATTTGAACCACCACGTATCTACTAATAGATCAAACTAAAGAGCACAGGACAGCAAAGGCAGCACCAGCCAAGGAGAGAGGCTTCGCTGTTTCCAGCAACATTAATGTCCGTCACTTCTGTAACTGTATGATTGTAGACGTATTGATATGACTTCACTGCCTTTACACTTGTGAAATAACTGAAACATGGCCACAGAGTCATTATTGTCTCATCCGCCACTTGTGTCATACTCACTgttattacatacactgaataACACTGCATCGATATGTCTCATGAATCATATTACATTGctagtttgctgttttttaattgctttttgtaCATGAGATTTCTATTTTCTACCTCGGAGAAAAGTTGCTGTGCTAAGATGACCACAGTATAGATGCAGATGAGTAAACTGGAAATAGGAATAAGGCGCTCATTGCacactaaaaaatacaacagaactacgtttcttttttttttgtctattttttcaaaGAATAAAAGCCGTTGTgccaaaatgaaatgtaaaagtgaaaataaaaacgaGTCTTGACAGTTCGTTAGCGTGAAGACAAAGATActgctttgtcatttttgttttcacttcaggaaatgtgtgtaggatttagcagCATTTAGcagtgcagactgcaaccagctgaaactcctCCCATGTGCAGAGCATGAACTTCCAGTTAGGATTCAGACATTTTTACCGTGTGGTAGAtgggctgctagcccagcaGTTGCTCATTTGTACCCCCTCCTTTTCTTTGATAACTCAGGATTCAGACGTTGAGGAGGTTTTTGCAGaaagctgaattatctgcagaggccTCTTCCTCTCTAATACAAAAAGGCCAGTTGATtttaactggtaaaaacactaaataaagcagtttcacataacAAATCAATGTTTCCTCAGCACTGTTTGGCCCCAGAGGGACCActagcctagcacctgctaaatacttctcacattttttcactgctaacttaagatccagacattcaggaagtttttaccataagctgaattatccactttggtctcttcctctccacaaCAAAATTTAGGtgatttaaatcataaaaaaaacactgaaaaaagcagtttcatgttaaaaatctgtgtttttcaatgCTGTTCTGCTCGTCCCAGATGGGCTGCTAGCACATGCCAATTTGTGCtccccactttttttttgataacttaagatccagacgttcaggcgGTTTTTACCGTtagccgttttttcaacagaagcctcctcctctccataacaaacagacctggtgatttaaaatggtaaaaacacttaataaagcagtttcattaaataaatcagtgtttttccaatacTGTTTGGCTCTtcgtggaggggctgctaactacaacGACGGCCAATGCAAAAACACCAGTGGCCCTATGTTGAGCCAGTGTTTGGCttgtccattttgggctactgtagaaacatggcagtgaaCATGATGGACTCCGTGTACGAGAACTCGCTCGCTATTTAGAAATATATGACTAATTCTAAAGTTACACTTAAACCAAAGAAAGCttacttattacattatattttccatttctgcaaatatgtcctcctaaatcctacacattggacctttcgttttatttattttttggcacaaTGGTTTTTCAGCTATAAACTTTTGGCATTAAATGTCTGAGCATGAAGCTCTTTGGAAAGCATGAACCTAGCATGTAGCATAAAATGTGTCCTTACAGCTATGGACATACTTATTCTGAATGCACATTACAAGCACTCAAAGCAGTCAAACTTATGATTAActctgttgttttgttaaatCTGACTTTTGGCAGAGGCTGGCATCAGAGAAAACCCTAAGCCTAACCCCTCACCCCTTGTTTTGTTGTATCTCCATCCTGCATTTCTTAACCTGTACAATTTGACCTGTTTTCTACAGTTTTATGTACCTGTAACACGATCAAAGCAGTGGCTTGATATTAGAGGTGTCTATCATCTTAAATACATGGAATGATACCAAAACAATCCtgctttaagtacatttttcaaagtcaaagaatacagacaaattattttgttttccagccCATTAGTGTTTGGAGATTCACAGTGAGTTGAGCGACTGGATCGGTAAGAGCAGCACGGGAAAACTCCAGCCCTTCAGAAAGATATTGTTAATTCGTATAATGGGTCAAAGGCAACACACCTGCTGCGTCCTCTTTCTGTTTCGTTTCAAAACCTCGTCCAGTCGTCCGACAGCAGAAACCGGTGTAATCGAGCGGAGGCCTTTACATTCACATTATCACTCAGATTGGtcttcttgttttgtccaaagtTAGACGGTTGAAAACCCAAGCCAGTGATGGGAAGGATACATGGAGAGAGGAAGAATCAAAGTCTCCATTTGTTCCTCTGAGTCTTTCTTGCAgacatttccttttatttctccAGATTTATCCTGTCTGTTAGAAGCTCACCAAGGCGTAGACCATACTGCGGCGGGTAATTGACCGGGGcaacaggaagaaaaacaggGAGAAAACTGTAACTGTGCTGCTGTTTCGCATTAATGTCACAACAAATTCAAGGCATCAGTGGCTAAGTTTACATGCACAGGATATTCCGTTTTTTGcctttatccaaaaaaaagacaatgggACAGAATTTCAAGTGTGCAGTCATTTTATTTGCAGAGTAAGGACATTTCTGCGCATGTCTTAGTGAATAAGGCCCAATATTCGTGCTAAGCTGTTTACGtaactaatgaaaatgaatccCTGTAATATTCCcttttacatgcagctgtgcatggAAATTAACATGCCCTCTAAAGTCGTtaatcttgcaaaaatgtggaaaagggGAACGACTTGAGCTGCTTGGGCTATTTTGCTTCTTcgcgtatatatatatatttaagttcTCCTGCGGTTGCAGACTTTTTTGAGCATGCTGAAACAGCCTCCATCTTTCATACCTTgaaccaccttcttgaaaaggttggtGTTGTGATCTTTGCACATATCCAAAGAGCTGATGATATCTAAGTctttcataatattttaaaataggtTTGTTTCTCCTTccgaccagaaatgtgggctttttcTTGGCATGCATCCCCACCACGGCCTTGGAAACTATTGGTTAGTTGGTTGTGTACAACACATGATAACGCACGGAGCTGACTCTGAACAGGCAAGAGAACATGTGTTTCAAACTGCGATAAAAACACCATTTGAAATGCATATTCTAGATTTGCTGTACACATGTCCAAAGGATGCTCCTAAAACCACAATAGCGTACCAGATTTGTACCAATTTTTAattccaaataaaaataaagttattcacactgggaattgtttttgtactttaagtatacataaggtgcaatagtgtataaaacagcatcaaaaaagtgCCTGTGGGGGATCCCCTGCACAGAGGTCTTAAGCCcctaatgttctaaaatccgagaagtgtcaaaaatctgtcaaaaagtgtaaaatctgcaagacatcctaaaattctagaaacttcctaaaatacttaaaacatccaaacatccaagaaatgtcctcaaatccaagaaatgttgtAAATTCCCAGcgacatcctaaagtcctagacatttcctaaaatcccagaaaaatcctaaaatcagagaaacatcctaaaatcctagaaatgtcctataatccaagaaatgttccaaaatcctagaaaagtattcaaatcctagagatgtattaaaatcctagaaacgtcaaaaaattttagaaatgtcttgagaaacatctaaaatccaagaaatattctaaaatcctagagaggTATTCAAATCCTTGAGATGTATTAAAATcctacacattttttaaaaaattgagaaatgtcctaatatctgagaaacatctaaaatcctagaaatgtccttaattcctagaaacatttcCAAGAATATTCTGTTCACACAACTTGTAATTTCATGTAATTCAAAATGCTGTCACTattgtattgaaaataaaagcagaatattAGCGTGCATGTAAAAATAGCCACTGAAATCTTATCAGACAAGAGCAGATTGATAAGATTGATAATTTGTACTGACCTGTAAAGATAATAGAAGAAAGAGAGCAGATAAAAGCCCAGCTTACACCAGGACTCCTTCTGGCAGTAGTTGAGAATGTCGGCGTTCATCACGCTGACAGGATCATACATGACCTCTGACCCGTCAGCTGGCCGatgaaaaaacctgaaaaaaacgcAGAGAGTTTTGGCTCATGCTCGCACCTTATCATCAGAAGCTTGTTAGACATCTGTTAAGGGACTGTACCTCCACAGATGGTAGAAGAGCAGCGGGATATTTAGGCCAAGTGTGACCCACTCTCCAGCACACATGAACATTAGGCAGAAGAGCCCGTGGATGGAGTACTCAGGTACCACCAACTAACCAGAACAGACACAGGGACGCAGGTTACAGGTCTGCATATAATCACAGTAaccacaccaaaaaaaaaaaacacttaaaaactcaTGGGTTGCATGATGTGATATAACTACAATCTACAAAACCGAAATCACACCAAACACTTTCCCACAGAACGTGTTAATGTTACTCATGGCCCGCTGCTGTTACGAGTGCAAATATAGTTTCATGCACATGTAGACTGGCTGTTAGATGTTAGCAGAAATTGATGTAGTTTGACACAGATGGTTCAGATAACTAGCCTGCTTCCTCTAAATCAACAAGCTGTGAACACAACGTTGACACAGATATTATCACCTTTCAAGTCTTTTTGATGTAGCAAACGTCTGAGCAAACTGCCGCTTATTTGCACATCTAGCTGATACAGATAAACATTAGTGTTCatttttccagtggcttttctAGGCCCTGAACGTGATTGTATTTTAGAGACCCATTCCTGTTTTTCCAatggctttttaggcaccaaacgtGGGTGTCTTTTGTTGACATGACCCTGTTTttaagcagctttttaggcaccaaacacgGGTGTTTTTTGGAGGCTAGCCATTATTTGTCCACCAGGGATAATGCAACAGAAGTTGACGTTGTTGCTCATTGGTTGGGGCAAAATAACCATAATGTGGGACTGAATAATGAAGTGAAAGCAAATGAGTAAATCAGTCTAAGATTACCAGACTAGATTGGTTGGATTGGctttatgtaaaaaatactGCTAAAAAAGACTATAGACTGCTTTCTTATAGCCAGTAGAGCAGaactgtgtac
This genomic window from Plectropomus leopardus isolate mb chromosome 13, YSFRI_Pleo_2.0, whole genome shotgun sequence contains:
- the cnih2 gene encoding protein cornichon homolog 2 encodes the protein MAFTFAAFCYMLTLVLCAALIFFVIWQIIAFDELRTDFKNPIDQSNPTRARERILNIERICNLLRRLVVPEYSIHGLFCLMFMCAGEWVTLGLNIPLLFYHLWRFFHRPADGSEVMYDPVSVMNADILNYCQKESWCKLGFYLLSFFYYLYSMVYALVSF